One genomic segment of Hordeum vulgare subsp. vulgare chromosome 2H, MorexV3_pseudomolecules_assembly, whole genome shotgun sequence includes these proteins:
- the LOC123430485 gene encoding probable protein phosphatase 2C 42 codes for MTMKNAWQANSAMSTISREPVLSKTTERGENDRLEYAVSSMQGYRANMEDAHAAVEDLDVSTATSFFGVYDGHGGPAVSMYCAKHFHLEVQKHPHFNDSLRIAVESAFFRMDQMMMTEEGRRELYEYSPANNNANANSTVKDMLLSCACVNLKKRPGPADVGSTACVALIRDNQIIVGNAGDCRCVISRNGQATVLTNDHKPSVPAEKRRIENAGRSVTVTGGAGRIDGGIAVSRSIGDMRYKSNSRLTPALQALTCSPEIRLENITAETEFLVMACDGVWDVVLTQGLVEIIRKNMKSGMDLGKNCEAILDMCVEPPQPSVDNMTILLVRFKHKEAAAAAAAPDPSRADDGKHKSKASVELGVTDNLNKAAPPTASARAKPRRSF; via the exons ATGACCATGAAGAACGCGTG GCAGGCAAACTCCGCCATGAGCACAATCAGCAGGGAGCCGGTGCTGTCGAAGACCACCGAGAGGGGGGAGAACGACAGGCTCGAGTACGCGGTGTCATCCATGCAAGGTTACCGTGCCAACATGGAAGATGCT CATGCAGCTGTTGAAGATCTTGATGTTTCCACCGCCACATCGTTCTTTGGTGTTTATGATGGGCATGGAG GACCTGCTGTATCGATGTACTGTGCGAAACACTTCCATCTTGAGGTCCAGAAGCATCCACACTTCAATGACAGTCTGCGTATTGCGGTGGAGAGCGCGTTCTTCAG AATGGATCAGATGATGATGACAGAGGAGGGACGGAGGGAATTATATGAGTATAGCCCTGCTAATAATAATGCCAATGCGAATTCGACTGTCAAGGATATGTTGCTCAGTTGTGCTTGTGTAAATTTGAAG AAACGCCCCGGGCCAGCAGATGTAGGAAGTACCGCTTGTGTGGCTCTCATTAGAGACAACCAGATCATTGTTGGGAATGCTGGTGATTGTCGTTGCGTAATCTCAAGGAATGGTCAG GCAACTGTTTTGACCAACGATCACAAACCAAGTGTGCCGGCTGAAAAACGGAGAATAGAGAACGCGGGGCGTTCCGTAACAGTTACTGGGGGAGCCGGTCGTATCGACGGTGGAATTGCGGTCTCAAGATCGATCG GTGATATGAGGTACAAAAGCAATAGTCGGCTGACCCCTGCATTACAAGCACTGACTTGTTCTCCTGAGATTCGACTA GAAAACATAACTGCTGAAACTGAGTTCCTTGTTATGGCCTGTGATGGAGTATG GGACGTCGTGCTAACCCAGGGTCTGGTTGAAATTATACGAAAGAACATGAAATCT GGGATGGACCTGGGGAAGAACTGCGAGGCCATCCTCGACATGTGTGTAGAACCACCGCAACCGTCGGTCGACAACATGACCATCCTGCTGGTTCGGTTCAAGCACAAGGAggcagcggcagcagcagcgGCACCCGACCCATCCAGAGCCGACGATGGCAAGCACAAGAGCAAAGCCTCCGTGGAACTTGGGGTGACAGACAACCTCAACAAGGCCGCGCCGCCTACTGCAAGTGCAAGAGCAAAGCCCCGCAGAAGCTTCTGA
- the LOC123427148 gene encoding 60S ribosomal protein L23A, giving the protein MAPKAAVAKKGDAKAQAAKVAKAVKSGSIKKTAKKIRTSVTFHRPKTLSKARDPKYPRISTPGRNKLDQYQILKYPLTTESAMKKIEDNNTLVFIVDLKADKKKIKAAVKKMYDIQAKKVNTLIRPDGKKKAYVKLTPDYDALDVANKIGII; this is encoded by the exons ATGGCTCCCAAAG CTGCTGTTGCCAAGAAGGGCGATGCCAAGGCCCAGGCTGCCAAGGTTGCCAAGGCTGTGAAGTCTGGGTCAATCAAGAAGACCGCAAAGAAGATCCGCACGTCTGTGACATTTCACCGCCCCAAGACCCTGTCCAAGGCCAGGGACCCCAAGTACCCCAGGATCAGTACCCCGGGGAGGAACAAGCTTGACCAATACCAGATCCTCAAGTACCCTTTGACCACCGAGTCTGCAATGAAGAAGATCGAGGACAACAACACCCTTGTCTTCATCGTTGACCTCAAGGCAgacaagaagaagatcaaggctGCGGTAAAAAAGATGTACGATATCCAGGCCAAGAAGGTTAACACCCTGATCAG GCCGGACGGCAAGAAGAAGGCCTATGTGAAGCTGACACCAGACTATGATGCTCTTGACGTGGCCAACAAGATCGGCATCATATAA
- the LOC123427147 gene encoding hydroxycinnamoyltransferase 1: protein MAITVRRSTMVRPAVERPRERLWNSNLDLVVPRFHTPSVYFYRRPEAGADGFFDADRMRLALADALVPFYPMAGRLARDEDGRVEIDCSGEGVLFVEADAPTATVDDYGDFAPTMDLKRLIPPVDYTDDISSFPLLVLQVTYFKCGGVSLGVGMQHHVADGMSGLHFINSWSDLCRGVKIAVMPFIDRTLVRARDPPTPSYPHVEYQPAPAMLSSVPQALGGKPVPPPTAVDIFKLTRSELGRLRSQLPTGEGAPRFSTYAVLAAHVWRCVSLARNLAPEQPTKLYCATDGRQRLQPPLPEGYFGNVIFTATPLAEAGKVTSGLAEGAAVIQGALDRMTGDYCQSALDYLEMQPDLSALVRGAHTFRCPNLGLTSWVRLPIHDADFGWGRPVFMGPGGIAYEGLAFVLPSASKDGSLSIAISLQAEHMEKFRKLILDV from the exons ATGGCGATCACGGTGAGGCGGTCGACGATGGTGCGCCCGGCGGTGGAGAGGCCGCGGGAGCGGCTCTGGAACTCCAACCTCGACCTCGTGGTCCCGCGCTTCCACACGCCCAGCGTCTACTTCTACCGCCGCCCCGAGGCGGGCGCCGACGGCTTCTTCGACGCCGACCGGATGCGCCTCGCGCTGGCCGACGCGCTCGTGCCCTTCTACCCGATGGCCGGCCGCCTCGCGCGCGACGAGGACGGCAGGGTCGAGATCGACTGCAGCGGGGAAGGGGTGCTCTTCGTCGAGGCCGACGCGCCCACCGCCACCGTCGACGACTACGGCGACTTCGCGCCCACCATGGACCTCAAGCGCCTCATCCCGCCCGTGGACTACACCGACGACATATCCTCCTTCCCGCTCCTCGTGCTTCAG GTGACCTACTTCAAGTGTGGGGGCGTCTCCCTTGGTGTGGGAATGCAACACCATGTTGCTGACGGCATGTCTGGTTTGCACTTCATCAACTCGTGGTCTGACCTCTGCCGTGGAGTTAAAATCGCAGTCATGCCCTTCATCGACCGCACTCTCGTCCGTGCTCGTGATCCGCCGACTCCATCTTACCCGCATGTTGAGTATCAGCCTGCCCCAGCCATGCTGTCGTCCGTGCCTCAGGCTCTCGGTGGCAAGCCAGTGCCGCCTCCTACTGCTGTGGACATCTTCAAGCTCACCCGCTCAGAGCTTGGCCGCCTGCGTTCACAGCTCCCCACAGGTGAAGGTGCGCCACGGTTCAGCACGTATGCAGTGCTAGCTGCACATGTCTGGCGCTGCGTCTCCCTTGCGCGCAACCTGGCTCCGGAACAGCCCACCAAGCTGTATTGCGCCACCGATGGGCGACAACGGCTGCAGCCCCCGCTGCCAGAAGGTTACTTTGGGAATGTCATCTTCACCGCCACCCCGCTCGCCGAGGCAGGCAAGGTTACGAGCGGGCTGGCGGAAGGAGCAGCGGTCATCCAGGGAGCGCTAGACAGGATGACTGGCGACTACTGCCAATCAGCCCTGGACTACCTGGAGATGCAGCCGGACCTGTCAGCATTGGTCCGTGGAGCACACACTTTCCGGTGCCCCAACCTCGGCCTCACCAGCTGGGTGCGCCTGCCGATCCACGACGCCGATTTTGGCTGGGGGAGGCCGGTGTTCATGGGTCCTGGCGGCATCGCGTACGAGGGGCTGGCGTTCGTCCTCCCGAGCGCGAGCAAGGACGGCAGCCTGTCCATCGCCATCTCGTTGCAGGCGGAGCACATGGAGAAGTTCCGGAAGCTGATCCTCGATGTGTAG